The following are encoded together in the Halococcus salifodinae DSM 8989 genome:
- a CDS encoding ABC transporter ATP-binding protein, whose amino-acid sequence MNDALSISTDALTKQYGSTTAVDDLDLAIPSGAIYGFLGPNGAGKTTTIRMLTTLITPTSGTAQIVGESITDRQAVVPHIGYLPEEPPLYDELTAREQLEYHGGLRDMDPSEIEERIGTLLDRFDLTTDADDRISTYSKGMKQKTGLIQALMHRPEVVVLDEPTSGLDPRAARTVRETIAELAAGDTTVFLSTHILPVVEELATEVGILYDGELVTEGPPDALKERMETGEEGTLEDVFLDVTTDEAYDERGAETEPAGRTE is encoded by the coding sequence ATGAACGACGCACTCTCGATCAGTACGGACGCACTCACGAAACAGTACGGTAGCACAACCGCCGTCGACGACCTCGATCTCGCCATCCCGAGTGGCGCGATCTATGGCTTCCTCGGCCCGAACGGCGCTGGCAAAACAACCACCATACGGATGCTCACGACTCTGATAACGCCGACCAGCGGCACGGCACAGATCGTGGGCGAGTCGATCACCGACCGGCAGGCAGTGGTCCCACACATCGGCTATCTGCCCGAAGAGCCGCCGCTGTACGACGAACTCACTGCCCGCGAGCAGCTCGAATATCACGGCGGCCTCCGCGACATGGACCCGTCAGAGATCGAGGAGCGCATCGGTACGCTTCTCGACCGCTTCGACCTGACCACTGACGCCGACGACCGTATCTCGACGTACTCGAAGGGCATGAAGCAGAAAACCGGGCTGATCCAGGCGTTGATGCACCGGCCCGAGGTGGTCGTTCTCGACGAGCCGACGTCGGGACTCGACCCACGGGCTGCGCGCACAGTGCGAGAAACCATCGCCGAGCTCGCCGCCGGCGACACCACCGTGTTCCTCTCGACGCACATCCTGCCGGTCGTCGAAGAACTCGCCACCGAGGTCGGCATCCTCTACGATGGGGAGTTGGTCACCGAGGGTCCGCCCGACGCACTGAAAGAGCGCATGGAAACGGGCGAAGAGGGGACACTCGAAGACGTGTTTCTCGACGTCACTACCGACGAGGCCTACGATGAACGCGGAGCTGAAACCGAGCCCGCGGGTCGAACGGAGTGA
- a CDS encoding helix-turn-helix domain-containing protein: MRTGGYTLHSHQPSINEQAGSVASMATIAEFSIPATEFALRETLERRPNMVFEVDRVVANATDSVVPYVTATQGEFEGLTSLLETDETVEEVELLADTEEECLYRMEWTQEARIVGYMVVEQGATVENATAKNGQWYLRVLFPERKGLQAVDEYARESGYSLNLTQIYGIDAREQARFELTDEQRDALVMAVENGYYQVPRDVSQEDLADELDISHQALSERLRRATENMAKNALRIEEDATAD, encoded by the coding sequence TTGCGTACGGGTGGGTATACTCTGCACAGTCACCAACCCAGCATTAATGAGCAAGCAGGATCGGTAGCGTCCATGGCGACGATAGCAGAATTCAGCATCCCAGCTACTGAATTTGCGCTTCGAGAGACCCTCGAACGCCGACCGAACATGGTATTCGAGGTAGACCGCGTTGTCGCAAACGCCACCGACAGCGTAGTGCCATATGTCACAGCAACGCAGGGGGAGTTCGAAGGGTTGACGTCACTGCTCGAAACCGACGAAACTGTCGAAGAAGTCGAGCTACTCGCTGATACCGAGGAGGAGTGTCTCTATCGGATGGAGTGGACACAGGAGGCGCGGATTGTTGGATACATGGTTGTCGAACAGGGGGCGACAGTCGAGAATGCCACCGCAAAGAACGGTCAGTGGTACCTCCGCGTGCTGTTTCCTGAGCGAAAGGGGCTTCAGGCGGTGGATGAGTATGCTCGGGAGAGCGGATATTCGCTCAATCTTACGCAAATCTACGGTATCGACGCCCGTGAACAAGCTCGGTTTGAACTCACCGACGAGCAACGAGACGCGCTCGTCATGGCGGTCGAGAACGGCTATTATCAGGTTCCGCGTGATGTCTCTCAAGAGGACCTCGCCGACGAACTCGACATCTCTCACCAAGCGCTGTCCGAACGGCTCCGACGTGCAACCGAGAATATGGCCAAGAACGCATTACGTATCGAAGAAGATGCAACAGCTGATTGA
- a CDS encoding SPFH domain-containing protein, producing MAPILLQTGLTLAPAIVVLLVLAVAIIAVYSAVEIVNAYEKRALTVFGDYRKLLEPGINFVPPFVNKTYTFDMRTQTLDVPRQEAITRDNSPVTADAVVYIRVMDAKKAFLEVEDYTRAVSNLAQTTLRAVLGDMELDDTLSKRQEINGRIRKELDEPTDEWGIRVESVEVREVNPSPDVQQAMEQQTSAERSRRAMILEAQGERRSAVESAEGQKQSNIIRAQGEKQSQILEAQGDAVSTVLRAKSAESMGERAVIDKGMETLESIGQGESTTFVLPQELSSMLGRYGKHLTGSDVREDGHDLESLDFDDDTRELIGLDDIDEILNEIDEDAELDIEAMEQKAEAIKTGEATGNIQDPDEVIAEMDQPDRSSATSDGTATSNAETEELESEPN from the coding sequence ATGGCACCCATTCTGCTCCAGACCGGACTCACGCTCGCCCCAGCCATCGTGGTACTGCTGGTGCTGGCGGTCGCGATCATCGCCGTCTACAGCGCAGTGGAGATCGTCAACGCCTACGAGAAGCGTGCGCTCACCGTGTTCGGCGACTACCGCAAGCTGCTCGAACCCGGCATCAACTTCGTCCCGCCGTTCGTCAACAAGACCTACACGTTCGACATGCGGACCCAGACCCTGGACGTCCCGCGGCAGGAGGCGATCACACGCGATAACTCGCCCGTGACCGCCGACGCCGTCGTCTACATCAGGGTGATGGACGCGAAGAAAGCGTTCCTCGAAGTCGAGGACTACACACGTGCGGTCTCGAATCTCGCCCAGACCACCCTCCGGGCCGTGCTGGGTGACATGGAGCTCGACGACACACTGAGTAAGCGCCAAGAGATCAACGGTCGGATCCGCAAGGAACTCGACGAGCCGACCGACGAATGGGGTATTCGAGTCGAGTCGGTCGAGGTTCGCGAAGTCAACCCCTCGCCGGACGTCCAGCAGGCGATGGAACAGCAGACCTCCGCCGAGCGGAGCCGGCGTGCGATGATCCTCGAAGCACAGGGCGAACGCCGGAGCGCAGTCGAAAGTGCTGAAGGTCAAAAGCAATCGAACATCATCCGTGCCCAGGGTGAAAAGCAGAGTCAGATCCTCGAAGCCCAAGGTGACGCGGTTTCAACGGTACTGCGAGCGAAATCCGCCGAATCGATGGGTGAGCGTGCGGTGATCGACAAGGGGATGGAAACCCTCGAATCGATCGGCCAGGGCGAATCGACGACGTTCGTCCTGCCCCAAGAGCTCTCTTCGATGCTCGGCCGGTACGGCAAACACCTCACGGGGAGCGACGTCCGCGAGGACGGCCACGACTTGGAGAGTCTCGACTTCGACGACGATACCCGCGAGCTGATCGGGCTCGATGACATCGACGAGATTCTCAACGAAATCGACGAGGACGCCGAACTCGACATCGAGGCGATGGAACAGAAAGCAGAAGCCATCAAAACCGGCGAGGCGACCGGCAACATCCAGGACCCCGACGAGGTCATCGCGGAGATGGACCAACCCGACAGAAGCAGCGCGACGAGCGATGGGACCGCCACGAGCAACGCCGAAACCGAGGAACTCGAATCAGAACCCAATTGA